TCGGGACGCCGTTCCCGGATGCCGGGATTACCGGGCAGCTTTCCCTTGGATTTGGCCGCCTTGATGCCTGCCTTCGTTCGTTCAGAGATCAGCGCGCGTTCGAGCTGCGCCACGGCGCCGAGCACCTGGAGCGAAAACATTCCCTGCGGCGTCGACGTGTCGATTGGATCGCGAAGCGACCGAAAATGCGCGTTCTTGGCAGTCAGATCCTCGATGACCTCGAGCAGATGGCTAACGGATCGCGCCAGACGATCGAGCCGCACGACTATGAGTGTGTCACCGGCGTTGATCTCTCCAAGCACCTTGGACAGGGCTGGACGGGCGCGCGCCGCGCCGGATCCGTGTTCCTGAACGATGACGTCGCAGCCGGCCGAGCGGAGCTCGATCTCTTGAGCCTCGGTCGCCTGTTCGTCCGTCGAGACGCGCGCATAGCCGATCAGTCGTCCCTGAGGTCGACGGGAAGAGCGATTTTGAGCGTCACGAGCCATTTTGAAGCGCCACAGAGGTCATCATCGAGAGGTTTTCCAAATGCAGAAGATACGGATAACCGATCGTTTGTAAACGTCTCTTGTTGCCATTTGCCGGGGCGCTGAATGTCGAAAACCATTGAAAAATGGCCATTCTCGTCGACCTGAGGCGCGGTGGTCATACCTCTGTTCAATCCGGAAGGCCTAGCCGCCTTTACTAAGTACGCGCGCGGGAAAAACTACCTATGTGACGGAAGCGAAGGACATGATAGCTTCCGTATCGGATTGGCTGGCATTTTATTACAATGGCTTACGAAATCGAGAAATTGCCTCTGGAGACGCTTCTTCCAGCCATTGCACGGGCCGAAGATCGACTTGCCCGACTCGACGAGGTTATACGCCGCAGCGCCGTCGGCGATGGTTTTGTCGAGCGGGGACATTTCTTTGATGCGGCTGCCAGTATGTGGGTGGCGGGCGAACTCGTCCATGTCGAGGACCTCGTGCTCCACGATGCCCAAATGGATATCCGGGCGCCCACCCATGAGCTGACCATCGGGCACACGATCCTCCGTGCTCGGCGTCGGATCTTCGGTGCCGATCCCGCCTGGGCGGTCAGCGAGGGCGGCGTGGCTGCACTGACAGGAGCGGTTCTCGGCGCGGAGCGGCAGCAAGAGTTCGCGCTGGCCGGGCGAGCAGGGGAGGGGAGCGTCGATCTCGACGATGATGAGGATGGTGTGCTTGCCCGCGAGTTCGCTGATATTGATGCGATCATCAGTCGCTCGCAGCGAGTCCTCGACGCGTTGAGCGACGGCTCTGCGCCGACATCCGCAGCGCGCCCCTCACTCGCCGTCGGCGACCTGGTTATCCGCGACCCAGACTGGGATGAGGCGGAACGGCTGTCACAATGGCGTTCGGTCCTGAAGTGTGCAGAAACACTGCCACCCGCACTTGCGGCCGTGCTGTTGTACGACGCCTGGGAATCCTTGGAGCCGGTGCAACGCCAGCACTGGCTCGGTGGCCAGCTCGTCGTCGCCTATCTCCGGTCGAGCGGCAAGATCATCTCGCATCTGCTGGCATACAATGTCGGGCTGAAAGCTGTTCCTCGAGAGCGACGTCGCGCGAGAGAGCGAACGACGCGGTTGCTCGCTTTCCTTGAGGCGATGTCGATCGCGGCGGAGGCTGGCATGAAGGAGATCGTCCGGCTCAACCAGGCGCGGGATCAGATGGAGCGGAGGATGCGCGGCCGTCGCTCGTCGAGCAGCCTTCCGGCGGTGATCGATCTGATCCTGTCGCGCCCGATCGTGTCGGCGTCCATGATCGCAAAGGCGGCCGGGGTGACGCCCCGCGGCGCTCTGAATTTAATTGGCGAGCTTGGTGCTCGCGAGATGACGGGCAGGGGTAGATGCCGAGCGTGGGGCGTTCTCTAGACCCGCACGACCTTGCTCCCTTGCCACCAGGTGGCCCGACCATGCAATGCGTTTCACTCTAGCAGGGTTATTCAGCGCTTGTTGAAAACCCTCGTCCACTGAAATTCGCTTGACTGGGTTCACCGAAGGCGCCATTTTCAGCAAATGTTGAAAACCGACGACTCATTGAATGAACTCGAAAGCCAAGCAGCGAAGGTTGTTGAGGGGCTGCTGCAGAGTGTGCCCGTCTTACGGATAAACAAAGTGGAGCTGACGTCACCACGCTCCGGCGTCGATATTCTGGTAGAACTCAACATAGATGGGCATCACCATTTCCTGGTTTGCGAGGTCAAGCCAGCGGGCCAGCCGCGGCATGTGCGTGCGGCCCTCCTTCAGCTCCACAAAGCCGCGGATCATTTCGATCCACCGGCAACACCGATCTTCATCGCGCCATATCTATCGCCGGATGCGCAAGCGCTATGTCGGGAGTTCAATGTTGGATTTATCGATTTCGTGGGGAACGCGCGGATCGCGTTCGAAAGCGTCTTCATCGAGCGGCAGGTCGACGCGAAGCCACCCGCGGTCCACCGCAGTCTGAAATCAATATTCAAACCAAAGTCGGCGCAGGTTCTTCGGGTTCTTCTTCGCGATCCTATTCGACCATGGCGAGTCGCAGACCTCGCCCAGGCCTCCGATGTCAGCCTTGGCCACGTCAGTAATGTTCGGAGCGAGTTGGTCGACCGCGAATGGGCCGAGGTTACGGAAGATGGCTTGCGGCTTTCTCAGCCCGATGGACTCCTTGACTCTTGGCGCGAAGCCTATGAAGCGCCGGCAGGCGAGCGCATGAGTTTTTACACGACGCTCCATGGCCAATCCTTGGAGGCCTCTGCGCGAGGCGCACTTGGTGCACAGGAAGGCTATCCCCACGCTGCGTTCGCCTCGTTTTCGGCGGCGCACTGGCTGGCCCCTTATGGCCGCGTTGCCACACAACATTTTTACGCGGATGCGGCCGGGCTCAACCGTCTGCGCGATGCCCTGAAACTTTCCCCCGCGGCGTCGGGAGCGAACGTTGTGGTTACGGTGCTTAAAGACCGTGGCCTCTTCAACGATATCGTCGAGCCTGCCCCGAATGTAATCTGCACGAGTCCCGTCCAAACCTATCTTGATCTTTCCATCGCGGGCGAACGCGGAGCGGAAGCTGCTGAACATCTCAGAAAGGAACTCCTTTCATGGCGAAAATAGTGCCGCCCGAGCCTCAGTCCGCAGCGGATTATGAGGACCGCACAACGAAGGCCGTGAAGGGTGTCCTTGTCGAAATCGGACAGATCCTCGGCAGCTTCAAAGGGAAGTTCGCGGTGATTGGTGGTGCGGTTCCCTGGCTGCTGCTCGACAATGAGGACATGCCCCATGTGGGGACACTTGATGTCGATCTCGGCCTCGACGCGGAAGCCCTCGGCGATGGCGAGTATGTGAACTTGGTCGAGGCTCTCTTGGGCAATGGGTACAAGCAGAGGGAGGAACTTCGGCGCTTTCAGCTTGTCCGTCAGGTGCCGGTAAACGATGGCGGGGCGCCCATCGACATCGTCGTCGATTTCCTCATGCCCCGTCACGCGGAGATCGTGAAGAATAGCCCGCCGATCTTGAGCGATTTTGCTGTTCAGCGCGCTGACGGAGCGGACCTTGCTCTTCGCTTCTACCAACTCGTCGCGATATCCGGAGATATGCCGGAAGGCGGCACCAACCGCGTCGAGGTAGCCGTATGCTCGATCCCTGCCTTGCTTGCGATGAAGGGCTATGCCCTCAACGGCCGTCACAAGCAGAAGGACGCCTACGACATCTATTATTGTATTCGAAATTATCCTGATGGGATCGAAGCCCTGGCCGCAGCGTGCAAACCGCTACTCGAGCATGAGAGCGGCTCACAAGGCTATCAATATATTGCGGAGAAGTTCGACGCGCCCGAAGGATATGGGCCGACGAGCGTCCGAAAATTCGTTGCTGAGACGGATATCCTTGATGGTCGCACACCCGAGCAATGGCAGCAGGATGCCTTCGGGCAGGTCGACGCGTGGCTGCGAGCTCTTGGTTTGCGACATTGACATAGTCACGAGGCGGAACTCGACGGCATAAAAACACATGATTGGGGGGAATGTGGGTAGTTCCGGATCACGCTGGCTCCGATGGGAGCCTCATATTCATGCACCGGGTACCGTACTGAACGATCAGTTCAATGCCACCGACAGCTGGGAGCAATATCTCACCAGGATTGAAATGGCGGCGCCCGTCATCCGCGCGCTAGGCGTCACCGATTACTATTTGCTCGACACTTATGAGCGCGTCCGTGATGCGAAACACCGCGACGGTCGCCTTCCTGGCGTCGACCTTGTCTTTCCGAATGTGGAGCTGCGACTTGCCTTTGGGACCGTCAAGGGCAACTGGGTGAACTGCCATCTTCTCGTCAATCCGCAGGATCCTGATCATGTAGGGGCTACACAGCGCTTCCTCGCGCAATTGACGTTCGAGTATTCTGGGGATCGGTTCGCATGCACGCCAGACGAGCTCACGCGCCTCGGCTCGAGGATCGATCCCGGTCTCTCTGGACGAGCTGCACTCGCACGTGGCGCGACGCAGTTTAAGGTGAGCTTTGAACAGTTGGTGGAGCTCTATCGCGCGATCGATTGGGCCCAAGCCAATGTTCTCATAGCAGTTGCCGGGAGCGAGCATGATGGCACGTCCGGCATGCGGGGCGAAGCTGAAGGGGCGCAGCGACAGGAGGTTGAGCGGTTCGCTCACATCATATTCGCCAGCAGCATCAGTCAACGGGATTTCTGGTTAGGCCGTAAGAGCAGCGCCACGCC
This genomic interval from Polymorphum gilvum SL003B-26A1 contains the following:
- a CDS encoding recombinase family protein, coding for MARDAQNRSSRRPQGRLIGYARVSTDEQATEAQEIELRSAGCDVIVQEHGSGAARARPALSKVLGEINAGDTLIVVRLDRLARSVSHLLEVIEDLTAKNAHFRSLRDPIDTSTPQGMFSLQVLGAVAQLERALISERTKAGIKAAKSKGKLPGNPGIRERRPEALAKMTAAQRAAYGERVQATANQWLPTVRRMRPDHTWDDIARVLNQRDLDWTPERLRRAVKWMVAERMADAALLRKSPPRLPEDRLMTLVAGIHSSNPNLTLREIATQLERLHERTPRGGSKWSPSSVKNLIDRARRSGLIASPSDTAAPLAG
- a CDS encoding RHE_PE00001 family protein, with the protein product MAYEIEKLPLETLLPAIARAEDRLARLDEVIRRSAVGDGFVERGHFFDAAASMWVAGELVHVEDLVLHDAQMDIRAPTHELTIGHTILRARRRIFGADPAWAVSEGGVAALTGAVLGAERQQEFALAGRAGEGSVDLDDDEDGVLAREFADIDAIISRSQRVLDALSDGSAPTSAARPSLAVGDLVIRDPDWDEAERLSQWRSVLKCAETLPPALAAVLLYDAWESLEPVQRQHWLGGQLVVAYLRSSGKIISHLLAYNVGLKAVPRERRRARERTTRLLAFLEAMSIAAEAGMKEIVRLNQARDQMERRMRGRRSSSSLPAVIDLILSRPIVSASMIAKAAGVTPRGALNLIGELGAREMTGRGRCRAWGVL
- a CDS encoding type IV toxin-antitoxin system AbiEi family antitoxin gives rise to the protein MLKTDDSLNELESQAAKVVEGLLQSVPVLRINKVELTSPRSGVDILVELNIDGHHHFLVCEVKPAGQPRHVRAALLQLHKAADHFDPPATPIFIAPYLSPDAQALCREFNVGFIDFVGNARIAFESVFIERQVDAKPPAVHRSLKSIFKPKSAQVLRVLLRDPIRPWRVADLAQASDVSLGHVSNVRSELVDREWAEVTEDGLRLSQPDGLLDSWREAYEAPAGERMSFYTTLHGQSLEASARGALGAQEGYPHAAFASFSAAHWLAPYGRVATQHFYADAAGLNRLRDALKLSPAASGANVVVTVLKDRGLFNDIVEPAPNVICTSPVQTYLDLSIAGERGAEAAEHLRKELLSWRK
- a CDS encoding nucleotidyl transferase AbiEii/AbiGii toxin family protein; translated protein: MAKIVPPEPQSAADYEDRTTKAVKGVLVEIGQILGSFKGKFAVIGGAVPWLLLDNEDMPHVGTLDVDLGLDAEALGDGEYVNLVEALLGNGYKQREELRRFQLVRQVPVNDGGAPIDIVVDFLMPRHAEIVKNSPPILSDFAVQRADGADLALRFYQLVAISGDMPEGGTNRVEVAVCSIPALLAMKGYALNGRHKQKDAYDIYYCIRNYPDGIEALAAACKPLLEHESGSQGYQYIAEKFDAPEGYGPTSVRKFVAETDILDGRTPEQWQQDAFGQVDAWLRALGLRH